From Candidatus Nitricoxidivorans perseverans, the proteins below share one genomic window:
- a CDS encoding argininosuccinate synthase, whose amino-acid sequence MSEAKKVVLAYSGGLDTSVILKWLQDTYRCEVVTFTADLGQGEELEPARAKAEKLGIKPKNIFIADLREEFVRDFVFPMFRANTIYEGEYLLGTSIARPLIAKRLVEIARKTGADAISHGATGKGNDQVRFELGAYALMPNVKVIAPWREWDLLSREKLLAYAEKHGIPIEMKHKKGGSPYSMDANLLHISYEGRHLEDPSAEAEESMWRWTVSPEKAPNKPEYLDLQFKAGDLVAINGKKMKAHELLATLNRIGGQHGIGRLDLVENRYVGMKSRGCYETPGGTILMKAHRGIESVCLDREVAHLKDDLMPRYASLIYNGYWWSPERRALQVLIDHTQQTVNGWVRVKLYKGGVSVVSRDSKTDSLFDPTIATFEDDAGAYDQKDAGGFIKLNALRMRIAANAQNKRKGKK is encoded by the coding sequence ATGAGCGAAGCAAAGAAAGTCGTGCTGGCCTATTCGGGCGGCCTCGATACCTCCGTCATCCTCAAGTGGCTGCAGGACACCTACCGGTGCGAGGTGGTGACATTCACCGCCGACCTCGGCCAGGGCGAGGAGCTGGAGCCGGCCCGCGCCAAGGCGGAAAAGCTCGGCATCAAGCCGAAGAATATCTTCATCGCCGACCTGCGCGAGGAGTTCGTGCGCGATTTCGTCTTCCCGATGTTCCGCGCCAACACGATCTACGAGGGCGAATACCTGCTGGGCACCTCGATCGCCCGGCCGCTGATCGCCAAGCGCCTCGTCGAGATCGCCCGCAAGACCGGCGCCGACGCCATCTCGCATGGCGCCACCGGCAAGGGCAACGATCAGGTGCGATTCGAACTCGGCGCCTATGCGCTGATGCCCAACGTCAAGGTCATCGCGCCCTGGCGCGAGTGGGACCTGCTGTCGCGCGAGAAACTGCTGGCCTACGCCGAAAAACACGGCATCCCGATCGAGATGAAGCACAAGAAGGGCGGCTCGCCCTATTCGATGGACGCCAACCTGCTGCACATCTCCTACGAGGGCCGCCACCTCGAGGATCCGTCGGCCGAGGCCGAGGAATCCATGTGGCGCTGGACGGTGTCGCCCGAAAAGGCGCCTAACAAGCCCGAGTACCTCGACCTCCAGTTCAAGGCGGGCGACCTCGTCGCCATCAACGGCAAGAAGATGAAGGCGCACGAGCTGCTCGCCACGCTCAACCGGATCGGCGGCCAGCATGGCATCGGCCGCCTCGACCTCGTCGAGAACCGCTACGTCGGCATGAAGTCGCGCGGCTGCTACGAGACCCCCGGCGGCACCATCCTGATGAAGGCGCACCGCGGCATCGAGTCGGTCTGCCTGGACCGCGAGGTCGCCCACCTCAAGGACGACCTGATGCCGCGCTACGCGAGCCTCATCTACAACGGCTACTGGTGGAGCCCCGAGCGGCGCGCGTTGCAGGTGCTGATCGACCACACGCAGCAGACCGTGAACGGCTGGGTGCGCGTCAAGCTCTACAAGGGAGGCGTCTCGGTGGTCAGCCGCGACTCGAAGACCGACTCGCTGTTCGACCCGACCATCGCCACCTTCGAGGACGACGCCGGCGCCTACGATCAGAAGGACGCGGGCGGCTTCATCAAGCTCAACGCCCTGCGCATGCGTATCGCCGCCAACGCCCAGAACAAGAGAAAAGGAAAGAAATGA
- the argF gene encoding ornithine carbamoyltransferase, with product MAAVRHFLQFRDFSREEIDYLFDRTRWIKRQFKAYQRYWPLQDRTLVMIFEKASTRTRLSFEAGMQQLGGSAIYLNTRDSQLGRGEPVEDAAQVISRMSDVVMIRTYEQEIIERFAANSRVPVINGLTNEYHPCQILADIFTYIEHRGPIQGKTVAWIGDSNNVCNTWLQAAEVFGFNVHVSTPPGYEVEPERAGLYGTGHFRQFADPMDAARGADLVTTDVWTSMGFEAENEARLRDFADWQVDADMMGVAKSDALFMHCLPAHRGEEVAAEVIDGPHSVVWDEAENRLHTQKALLEYLLLGRVES from the coding sequence CACCCGCTGGATCAAGCGGCAGTTCAAGGCCTACCAGCGCTACTGGCCGCTTCAGGATCGCACGCTGGTGATGATCTTCGAGAAGGCCTCCACGCGCACGCGCCTCTCTTTCGAGGCCGGCATGCAGCAGCTCGGCGGCTCGGCGATCTACCTCAACACGCGCGATTCCCAGCTGGGCCGGGGCGAGCCCGTGGAGGACGCCGCCCAGGTGATTTCCCGCATGTCGGACGTCGTGATGATCCGCACCTACGAGCAGGAAATCATCGAGCGCTTCGCCGCCAACTCGCGCGTGCCGGTCATCAACGGCCTCACCAACGAATACCACCCCTGCCAGATCCTGGCCGACATCTTTACCTACATCGAGCATCGCGGTCCGATCCAGGGCAAGACCGTGGCGTGGATCGGCGACTCGAACAACGTGTGCAACACATGGCTTCAGGCCGCCGAGGTGTTCGGTTTCAACGTGCATGTGTCGACGCCGCCCGGCTACGAGGTCGAGCCCGAACGCGCCGGGCTCTACGGCACCGGCCATTTCAGGCAGTTCGCCGATCCGATGGATGCCGCCCGCGGCGCCGATCTCGTGACGACCGACGTGTGGACCTCGATGGGCTTCGAGGCCGAGAACGAGGCGCGCCTGCGCGATTTCGCCGATTGGCAGGTGGATGCCGACATGATGGGGGTGGCGAAATCGGACGCCCTGTTCATGCACTGCCTGCCGGCGCATCGCGGCGAGGAAGTGGCCGCCGAGGTCATTGACGGGCCGCATTCTGTGGTCTGGGACGAGGCCGAGAACCGCCTCCATACGCAGAAGGCACTGCTGGAATACTTGTTACTGGGACGAGTCGAATCATGA